Proteins encoded in a region of the Mycoplasma feriruminatoris genome:
- the rnc gene encoding ribonuclease III, with product MSIKNFFEKYNIKINNEKLYSEALTHNSYSNEHKLKYSYQRLEFLGDAILQMYVSRFLYLNYSKLSEGELTRLRASTVREETLSRVAKDINLGQIIKLGHGEYITKGYEKPSILADVFEALTAAVYLDQKEDGLLNWLDQTLFKYIKDSNFINDTKDFKSELQELLQSEKRSDLKYITEREEFFTNENKILYTVSVNLDGQKYGIGKGYSKQEAEQNAASDCLSKLRKPIYN from the coding sequence ATGAGTATTAAAAACTTTTTTGAAAAATATAACATAAAAATTAATAACGAAAAACTATATAGTGAAGCATTAACTCATAATTCTTATTCTAATGAACATAAACTAAAATATTCTTATCAAAGATTAGAATTTTTAGGTGATGCAATTCTACAAATGTATGTTTCAAGATTTTTATATTTAAATTATTCTAAATTAAGTGAAGGTGAATTAACTAGACTAAGAGCTAGTACTGTTAGAGAAGAAACTTTATCTAGAGTTGCAAAAGACATTAATTTAGGTCAAATAATAAAACTTGGTCATGGTGAATATATTACTAAAGGCTATGAAAAACCATCAATTTTAGCTGATGTATTTGAAGCTTTAACTGCTGCAGTTTATTTAGATCAAAAAGAAGATGGATTATTAAATTGATTAGATCAAACTTTATTTAAATATATAAAAGATTCTAATTTTATTAATGATACAAAAGATTTTAAATCTGAACTACAAGAATTATTACAATCAGAAAAAAGAAGTGATCTAAAATACATTACTGAAAGAGAAGAATTTTTTACAAATGAAAATAAAATTTTATATACAGTTAGTGTAAATTTAGATGGTCAAAAATACGGAATTGGAAAAGGTTATTCAAAACAAGAAGCTGAACAAAATGCTGCTAGTGATTGTTTATCAAAACTAAGAAAACCAATATATAATTAA
- a CDS encoding Panacea domain-containing protein, with amino-acid sequence MRPKYSYKDISDWFLSKESMTPKKLQKLTYYAEAWALALFNQGILNDTRFQAWIHGPVSPELWNDYKDYGWNEIPKKESNDYKLDKNVLELLDAVWTTYGEISGYELEVISHSETPWINARKGLEELEPSTNLIDPEDMKNYYRSIYTGD; translated from the coding sequence ATGAGACCAAAATACAGTTATAAAGACATTTCAGATTGATTTTTGTCAAAAGAAAGTATGACACCTAAAAAACTTCAAAAACTAACTTATTATGCTGAAGCATGAGCTTTAGCATTGTTTAATCAAGGTATTTTAAATGATACAAGATTTCAAGCTTGAATTCACGGACCAGTTTCACCTGAATTATGAAATGACTATAAAGATTATGGATGAAACGAAATTCCTAAAAAAGAATCTAACGATTACAAATTAGATAAAAATGTTTTAGAACTTTTAGATGCGGTTTGAACTACTTATGGTGAAATAAGTGGATATGAATTAGAAGTTATATCACATTCTGAAACACCTTGAATAAATGCAAGAAAAGGATTAGAAGAATTAGAACCATCAACTAACTTAATTGATCCTGAAGATATGAAAAACTATTATAGAAGTATTTATACAGGTGATTAA
- a CDS encoding Panacea domain-containing protein produces MIKKYSYKDVTNWFLSKESMTHKKLQKLTYYAEAWSWALLNHGILSDTNFQAWIHGPVSPELWEVYKDYGWNDIPKKDFVKSDLFDEKTLDILDAVWTTYGEKSGYELECLSHSEDPWKKARRGLPEFQPSNNIINSNDMKSYYRSIYNGD; encoded by the coding sequence ATGATTAAAAAATATAGTTATAAAGATGTAACTAATTGATTTTTATCAAAAGAAAGTATGACACATAAGAAACTACAAAAACTAACATATTATGCTGAGGCTTGATCTTGAGCATTACTCAATCATGGTATTTTAAGCGATACTAACTTTCAAGCATGAATTCATGGTCCTGTTTCACCAGAACTTTGAGAAGTTTATAAAGATTATGGGTGAAATGACATTCCTAAAAAAGACTTTGTAAAAAGTGATCTATTTGATGAAAAAACACTAGATATTTTAGATGCTGTTTGAACAACATATGGAGAAAAATCTGGATACGAATTAGAATGTTTGTCACACTCTGAAGATCCTTGAAAAAAAGCAAGAAGAGGATTGCCTGAGTTTCAACCTTCTAATAATATTATTAATTCAAATGATATGAAAAGTTACTACAGAAGCATTTATAACGGTGATTAA
- a CDS encoding MAG6450 family protein, whose protein sequence is MKENKKILSKHLNVEVKRKLIKDNLSFKIAIVHKLDNGFDFKSLNPDALKNFHNFINDIFNKKMTISQIENLYMRKKTNPFTSRVIDQNIEVREIHLGKGEKQFRLFGYFNEYSYFVLTKIDPGHKFHS, encoded by the coding sequence TTGAAAGAAAATAAAAAAATATTATCTAAACATTTAAATGTGGAAGTTAAACGCAAGTTAATTAAAGATAATCTTTCCTTTAAAATAGCAATTGTTCATAAATTAGATAACGGTTTTGACTTTAAGTCTTTAAATCCAGATGCTTTAAAAAATTTTCATAATTTCATAAATGATATATTTAATAAAAAAATGACTATTTCTCAAATTGAAAATTTATATATGAGAAAAAAAACTAACCCTTTTACAAGTAGAGTTATAGACCAAAACATTGAAGTTAGAGAGATACATTTAGGTAAGGGTGAAAAACAATTTAGATTATTTGGTTATTTTAATGAATATAGTTACTTCGTGTTAACCAAAATAGATCCTGGTCACAAATTTCATAGCTAA